Proteins co-encoded in one Sporosarcina sp. FSL K6-1522 genomic window:
- a CDS encoding FtsX-like permease family protein, producing MQFKDQIDFIRQHIKKNKLRVFMTVLAATMGTAFLIVLASVGFGLHDTIRESMLSNRMVTEIQVHSMDEEQKPENNIASIKKQEHVKAVVNRQYVSADMRAIFNEFTGYQRLVVTDFREERKVGFELKEGRLPEKVNEVVVGSDFATALMKEEEVANEEDIETYKGNLIGEQFSYQIGESEEKLTLTIVGIGTNPAKEWVQDDQVYIDASIKSEIERMYAASLEEGASPEEHELFFGNTSVYVDKLENVSAVSEKLREEGYYVYSIADELKQLDVFFLALKAGLIFVGTIAILIASIGIFNTMTMAVTERTREIGVMKAIGANPKLIQRLFLMESAWIGIVGTALAVAISYAVSAISNYLLPIIVASALGEEDFGELSVTFSVIPWQLVAIASTISIGVAMISGWRPARKATKIDVIQALRQEL from the coding sequence ATGCAATTTAAGGATCAAATCGATTTTATTCGACAACATATTAAAAAGAACAAATTACGTGTATTTATGACGGTACTTGCGGCGACGATGGGAACGGCTTTTTTAATCGTATTGGCGTCCGTTGGATTTGGCTTGCATGACACAATCCGAGAAAGTATGTTGTCGAATCGCATGGTGACAGAGATTCAGGTGCATAGCATGGATGAAGAACAGAAGCCAGAAAATAATATTGCTTCAATAAAGAAACAAGAACATGTGAAAGCGGTTGTCAATCGGCAATATGTGAGTGCAGATATGCGTGCTATATTCAATGAGTTCACGGGATATCAGAGACTCGTTGTAACGGACTTCCGTGAAGAACGGAAAGTTGGCTTCGAGCTTAAAGAGGGACGTTTACCGGAAAAGGTGAATGAAGTTGTGGTAGGTAGTGATTTTGCGACGGCTTTGATGAAGGAAGAGGAGGTCGCTAACGAAGAGGATATTGAAACATACAAAGGGAATTTGATAGGCGAGCAGTTTTCGTACCAAATCGGTGAGTCGGAGGAGAAACTAACGCTGACGATTGTTGGAATTGGCACGAACCCTGCAAAAGAATGGGTGCAGGACGATCAAGTCTATATAGATGCTTCTATTAAATCAGAAATTGAACGGATGTATGCGGCTAGTTTAGAAGAAGGAGCTTCGCCGGAAGAGCATGAATTATTTTTTGGCAACACGAGTGTCTATGTGGATAAACTAGAGAATGTCAGCGCTGTTTCAGAGAAATTAAGGGAAGAAGGCTACTATGTCTACTCTATCGCAGATGAATTGAAGCAGTTAGATGTCTTTTTCTTAGCATTGAAAGCAGGCCTTATATTCGTTGGAACGATTGCGATTTTAATTGCTTCCATTGGTATTTTCAACACGATGACGATGGCGGTTACAGAGAGAACGCGTGAAATTGGGGTTATGAAAGCGATTGGGGCGAATCCGAAATTGATCCAACGACTGTTCTTGATGGAAAGTGCCTGGATTGGTATTGTGGGGACGGCGCTTGCGGTTGCGATTTCCTATGCTGTGAGTGCGATATCGAATTATCTGTTGCCGATCATTGTAGCGTCTGCGCTTGGTGAAGAGGATTTTGGAGAGTTAAGTGTCACATTCTCGGTTATTCCATGGCAGTTGGTAGCGATTGCTTCAACAATTAGTATTGGCGTGGCGATGATTTCAGGCTGGCGACCGGCACGCAAAGCAACGAAAATCGATGTGATCCAGGCATTGCGCCAGGAGTTGTAA
- the fumC gene encoding class II fumarate hydratase has protein sequence MDYRIEHDTFGEIKVPADKLWGAQTQRSKQNFKIGDEKMPMGVVRAFAHLKKSAAIASHAHGAISEVEMKAISAAADEVIAGKWEDHFPLVVWQTGSGTQSNMNMNEVLANRGNQLLEEWGEKERLHPNDDVNKSQSSNDTFPTALHVAGVVAVQQQLVPALGKLKATLGKKSEEFMDIIKIGRTHLQDATPLTLGQEISGWYRMLEKTEKMIQDSVESMKELAIGGTAVGTGLNAPAGFGDRVAEEISKAVGIEFTSAQNKFHSLTSYDEVVYVHGAIKALAADLMKIANDVRWLASGPRSGIGEITIPENEPGSSIMPGKVNPTQSEALTMVVAQVMGNDATIGFAASQGNFELNVFKPVIIFNFLQSVSLLSDAMISFNDNCAVGIEPNQEEINRKVQNSLMLVTALNPYIGYENAAKIAKAAHAEGTTLKEAALKTGLLTEEQFDNYVDPSKMIGK, from the coding sequence ATGGATTATCGTATTGAACATGACACGTTCGGTGAAATCAAAGTACCTGCGGACAAGCTTTGGGGTGCGCAGACACAGCGCAGTAAGCAAAATTTTAAAATCGGTGACGAAAAAATGCCAATGGGCGTTGTTCGTGCATTTGCACACTTGAAAAAGTCGGCAGCCATTGCGAGCCATGCACATGGAGCGATTTCTGAAGTGGAAATGAAAGCCATTTCTGCGGCTGCGGATGAAGTGATTGCGGGCAAGTGGGAAGATCATTTTCCACTTGTTGTCTGGCAAACAGGCAGTGGCACGCAATCCAATATGAATATGAACGAAGTACTCGCCAATCGTGGCAATCAATTGTTGGAAGAGTGGGGCGAGAAAGAACGCCTGCATCCAAATGATGATGTCAACAAATCTCAAAGTTCGAATGACACATTCCCAACAGCTCTGCATGTTGCAGGAGTTGTAGCTGTTCAACAGCAACTCGTGCCGGCGCTGGGCAAGCTGAAGGCGACGCTTGGTAAGAAATCCGAGGAATTTATGGATATTATTAAAATCGGTCGTACGCATTTACAGGATGCGACGCCGTTAACGCTTGGGCAAGAAATTAGTGGCTGGTATCGCATGTTGGAGAAAACGGAGAAGATGATTCAAGACAGTGTCGAGTCGATGAAAGAGTTGGCGATTGGTGGAACAGCCGTTGGAACAGGCCTGAATGCACCCGCTGGATTTGGAGATCGTGTCGCAGAGGAAATCAGTAAGGCGGTAGGCATTGAATTTACCTCCGCTCAAAATAAGTTTCATTCATTAACGAGCTATGACGAGGTGGTTTATGTTCACGGCGCCATCAAAGCGCTGGCGGCAGACCTTATGAAAATTGCCAATGATGTGCGCTGGTTGGCGAGTGGGCCACGCTCCGGGATTGGAGAGATTACCATTCCGGAAAATGAACCTGGAAGCTCCATCATGCCTGGGAAAGTCAATCCGACACAAAGTGAAGCGTTGACGATGGTTGTGGCACAAGTTATGGGGAACGATGCGACCATTGGTTTTGCAGCAAGCCAAGGGAACTTTGAGTTGAACGTCTTCAAACCGGTTATCATCTTCAATTTCCTACAATCTGTGTCGTTATTGAGTGATGCGATGATTAGTTTTAACGATAATTGTGCAGTGGGCATTGAACCGAATCAGGAAGAAATCAATCGGAAAGTACAGAACTCGCTGATGCTTGTAACCGCATTGAACCCATATATTGGCTATGAAAATGCAGCGAAGATTGCCAAAGCTGCTCATGCGGAAGGCACTACATTGAAAGAGGCGGCACTGAAAACGGGCTTGCTGACGGAAGAGCAATTTGACAACTATGTGGACCCATCGAAAATGATTGGGAAATAA
- a CDS encoding PCYCGC motif-containing (lipo)protein, producing MKKRLSLMLLAASLVLAACGEKNKQEHEAYGEQKQLPNGDLQEMTESVDVLPAFLDDKSEEMRLIYEIAVRGADIIEWMPCYCGCGEYAEHGSNKNCFVDEIREDGSVVWDDHGTRCEVCLEIAVQSVKMKKDGKSLKEIRDIIDETYNDGYAEPTDTPMPA from the coding sequence ATGAAAAAAAGATTGTCGCTTATGTTATTAGCAGCGTCACTGGTTCTTGCGGCATGCGGGGAAAAAAACAAGCAAGAGCACGAGGCATACGGAGAACAGAAGCAACTGCCAAATGGTGATTTACAAGAAATGACCGAGAGCGTAGACGTTTTACCAGCTTTTCTTGACGATAAGTCTGAGGAGATGCGCCTGATTTACGAAATAGCTGTGAGAGGGGCAGACATTATCGAGTGGATGCCATGCTATTGTGGGTGCGGGGAATATGCAGAACATGGTAGTAACAAAAACTGTTTCGTCGATGAAATTCGAGAAGACGGCTCTGTCGTATGGGATGATCACGGTACGCGATGCGAAGTTTGTCTTGAAATTGCCGTGCAATCTGTGAAGATGAAGAAGGACGGTAAATCACTAAAAGAAATCCGTGATATCATTGATGAAACTTATAATGATGGCTACGCAGAACCAACAGATACGCCAATGCCAGCGTAA
- a CDS encoding RsiV family protein — protein sequence MNKLNRLKKEYDETEIPFELEDVVNASIRKAKASRTKRPVIKQWTIGAVAAAALFIGSINMSPSFAQAMGNVPVLGAIVEVFTGLQLTTDEKNYQADITTPEIGGLADEGLQASLNNQYIEENRILFEQFQQDIAELKKAGGGHLGIDTGYEVLTDNDQLLSIARYEVNTVGSSSTTMKYDTIDKQNSVLISLPSLFKDDTYIEVISSYIISEMERQMAVDENIRYFVRDKFFEDFKTIKADQSFYITANNQLVLSFNKYEVAPGYMGIVTFEIPTAILKEHLVSDTYIK from the coding sequence ATGAACAAACTGAACCGCTTGAAAAAAGAATATGATGAGACGGAAATTCCGTTTGAATTAGAGGATGTTGTGAACGCATCCATCCGAAAGGCGAAAGCTTCACGTACAAAGCGTCCAGTTATAAAGCAGTGGACAATCGGTGCTGTAGCAGCGGCAGCGCTGTTTATTGGCAGTATCAATATGAGCCCATCCTTCGCACAAGCAATGGGCAACGTTCCGGTACTCGGCGCAATTGTTGAGGTATTTACAGGCCTCCAATTGACAACGGACGAAAAAAACTACCAAGCAGACATCACAACACCGGAAATTGGTGGCTTAGCAGATGAGGGATTACAAGCCTCCTTAAACAATCAATATATTGAAGAAAACAGAATACTCTTCGAACAATTCCAACAGGATATCGCTGAACTGAAAAAAGCAGGTGGTGGTCATCTGGGTATCGACACTGGCTATGAAGTGTTGACGGATAACGACCAACTGCTATCGATTGCTCGCTACGAAGTGAATACCGTCGGATCTTCTTCCACTACCATGAAGTACGACACAATCGATAAGCAGAACAGCGTTTTAATCTCCTTGCCAAGCCTTTTTAAAGACGACACCTATATCGAAGTAATCAGTTCATACATCATCAGTGAAATGGAACGGCAAATGGCAGTAGATGAAAATATCCGTTACTTCGTACGCGATAAATTCTTCGAAGACTTCAAAACAATCAAAGCAGATCAATCGTTTTATATTACCGCCAACAATCAGCTTGTCCTTTCATTCAACAAATACGAAGTCGCACCTGGTTACATGGGTATCGTGACGTTTGAAATTCCGACAGCTATTCTCAAGGAACACTTGGTGAGTGATACGTATATTAAATAA
- a CDS encoding RNA polymerase sigma factor, protein MTKNEKFELVERFIVENREAHYRLSYSYVKNKENALDIVQESILKALRSIDRLDDISYLKTWFYRIIVNTAIDFIRKHQRMTVMDDDILDIHLPQLEDEMTDMDLQNAINQLPPKYKSIIILRFFEDLKIDEIAEVTGDNANTVKTRLYAALKKLRIEVGEEFRL, encoded by the coding sequence ATGACAAAAAATGAGAAGTTCGAACTTGTAGAACGCTTTATAGTAGAAAACCGTGAAGCCCATTATCGGCTCTCGTATAGCTATGTTAAAAACAAAGAAAATGCACTCGATATCGTGCAAGAATCCATTTTAAAAGCCTTACGTTCCATCGACCGGTTGGATGACATTTCCTATTTGAAAACATGGTTTTATCGGATCATCGTCAATACTGCCATTGATTTCATCCGCAAACATCAGCGAATGACCGTAATGGATGATGACATTCTCGATATCCATTTACCACAGCTAGAGGACGAAATGACCGATATGGACTTACAAAACGCTATCAATCAGTTACCACCAAAATATAAAAGTATTATTATTTTACGGTTTTTCGAGGATTTGAAAATCGATGAAATTGCAGAAGTGACAGGTGACAATGCCAACACAGTCAAAACTAGACTCTATGCAGCATTGAAAAAATTGCGCATTGAGGTTGGAGAGGAGTTCCGATTATGA
- a CDS encoding diphthine--ammonia ligase, with protein sequence MKDVPFVASWSGGKDSAMAYYRAVKAGGVPDRLWTMFEEGGERSKSHALPLEVVEAQAERIGVPSMIRQASWSSYEQQFLDAMKTCKEAGVDHAVFGDIDLADHLEWVQTTCAKVDMEAVHPLWMEPRRKILEEFVGVGFEAYLVVVNTKLMPAHFLGRKFTIELMDELDALGIDSCGESGEFHTIVVDGPIFRERVPVVFSGQHERDGYVFVDVTLE encoded by the coding sequence ATGAAAGACGTACCGTTTGTTGCATCATGGAGTGGTGGAAAAGATTCTGCGATGGCTTATTATCGGGCTGTGAAAGCTGGGGGCGTGCCTGACCGATTGTGGACGATGTTTGAAGAGGGGGGGGAACGCTCAAAGTCACATGCGTTGCCATTAGAAGTTGTAGAGGCGCAGGCTGAACGTATTGGCGTACCATCGATGATTCGACAAGCCAGTTGGAGTAGCTATGAACAACAGTTTTTGGATGCGATGAAGACATGTAAAGAAGCAGGCGTAGACCATGCTGTTTTTGGTGATATCGATCTTGCAGACCATTTGGAATGGGTGCAGACGACGTGCGCCAAAGTGGATATGGAGGCGGTGCATCCTTTATGGATGGAACCGCGCAGAAAAATACTTGAGGAATTTGTAGGTGTTGGATTTGAAGCTTATTTAGTAGTTGTGAATACAAAGCTGATGCCCGCGCATTTTCTTGGCCGCAAATTTACGATCGAGTTAATGGACGAACTGGATGCGCTCGGCATTGATTCATGTGGGGAGTCTGGTGAATTCCATACGATTGTTGTAGATGGCCCGATTTTCCGTGAGCGCGTGCCGGTCGTCTTTTCAGGGCAGCATGAACGGGATGGCTATGTGTTTGTAGATGTGACATTGGAGTGA
- a CDS encoding SAR2788 family putative toxin — MNFQKFVIKIVIACLVIYSLPLSVIEHVNAESLSTTSKDQSNNLIEEEQIEIREKLNQDIHSELDIDNNDINVEVTDVNDDSVLIETTYEDNNTETLLDIEFSTETEDIIISSEVIENGEATYSQFKVEVIESTDNTFVATFKNLETGEEYTYDSTMLQASAVPVIVYIVGAAVLRVVITKVGQKAALKIGKRTFLAKSKDASKTATANFTNFTANVGSKKVYFTKAKMQHILQGHHPNYWTGKGGKTMFDPDFSVNQVKNIVTNVINSNKSLISSELSKGRAADVYKTINGIKYKVHIGKDGYVKSAYPV; from the coding sequence ATGAATTTTCAGAAGTTTGTAATTAAAATTGTAATTGCATGTCTAGTAATATATTCTTTACCCCTATCTGTAATAGAGCATGTGAATGCTGAAAGCCTTAGTACAACGAGTAAAGATCAATCAAATAATCTTATAGAAGAAGAACAAATTGAAATAAGAGAAAAACTTAATCAAGACATTCATAGTGAGTTAGATATTGACAATAATGATATTAATGTCGAAGTGACTGATGTTAATGACGACAGTGTTCTAATAGAAACTACTTATGAAGACAATAATACTGAGACTTTATTAGATATAGAATTTTCTACTGAAACAGAAGATATAATTATCTCTAGCGAAGTAATTGAAAACGGAGAGGCTACCTATAGTCAATTTAAAGTAGAAGTAATTGAGTCTACAGATAATACTTTTGTTGCGACATTTAAAAATCTTGAAACTGGTGAAGAATATACATATGATTCTACTATGTTACAAGCTTCAGCTGTACCAGTAATAGTTTATATAGTCGGTGCAGCAGTATTAAGAGTAGTTATTACAAAAGTTGGACAAAAAGCGGCTTTAAAGATAGGAAAAAGAACTTTCCTAGCAAAGTCAAAAGATGCATCTAAAACGGCTACTGCAAATTTCACTAATTTCACAGCTAACGTCGGCAGTAAAAAGGTCTATTTCACCAAAGCCAAAATGCAACATATCCTTCAAGGACATCACCCTAATTATTGGACAGGAAAAGGTGGTAAAACAATGTTCGATCCAGATTTCAGCGTAAATCAGGTGAAAAATATTGTAACAAACGTTATTAATAGCAATAAATCTCTAATTAGTAGTGAATTAAGTAAAGGAAGGGCAGCAGATGTATATAAAACAATAAATGGCATTAAATATAAAGTCCATATTGGAAAAGATGGGTACGTAAAATCGGCTTATCCTGTATAA
- a CDS encoding S8 family peptidase codes for MFVIILLISSYFFYSSNRGDVENYKEINESDYEEQIIPWNLEILAVKKKDSIKEDYKMRIAIVDSGINKDHEDLVGTVVKEFNVINKGKPIRDEFGHGTAIAGIIAAQDNNMGIIGIAPSTEIYDVKVLDNEGKGNIDHFIEAIEWCIEEQIDIINISFGFQTDNDELKQTIDKAISKGIIIVASAGNNYGMKTDYPAKYENVISITSIDGELQRSNFASRQEIDFALPGEEILTTNNDDEYSLFNGTSFATAHATGIIALILADYRINKLDKEMFFMDYLDHFSFKFDCWEELDYGKGLLTFKKRDDMNEFSEVCN; via the coding sequence GTGTTTGTTATTATTCTACTAATATCAAGTTATTTTTTTTACAGTTCAAACAGAGGAGATGTTGAAAATTATAAAGAAATAAATGAATCTGATTATGAAGAGCAAATAATTCCGTGGAATTTAGAAATACTAGCCGTAAAAAAAAAGGATAGTATTAAAGAAGATTATAAAATGAGAATTGCTATAGTCGATAGTGGCATTAATAAAGATCATGAAGATTTAGTCGGAACAGTAGTTAAGGAATTTAACGTTATTAATAAAGGGAAACCAATTAGAGACGAATTTGGCCATGGTACTGCTATTGCTGGTATTATCGCAGCCCAAGATAACAACATGGGGATAATCGGTATTGCACCAAGTACTGAAATTTATGATGTTAAAGTTCTAGATAACGAAGGAAAAGGAAATATTGATCATTTTATCGAAGCGATAGAATGGTGTATAGAGGAACAAATAGATATCATCAATATCAGCTTTGGATTTCAAACTGACAATGATGAATTGAAACAAACAATAGACAAAGCAATATCAAAAGGTATTATTATTGTCGCTTCCGCTGGAAATAACTACGGCATGAAAACTGATTATCCTGCTAAGTATGAAAACGTAATATCAATTACTTCAATCGATGGAGAACTTCAACGTTCTAATTTTGCGTCGAGGCAAGAAATTGATTTTGCTTTACCAGGGGAAGAAATACTAACTACTAATAATGATGATGAATATTCGCTTTTTAATGGGACTTCTTTTGCAACTGCACATGCCACAGGAATCATAGCGCTAATATTAGCTGACTATAGAATTAATAAATTAGATAAAGAGATGTTTTTCATGGATTACCTAGATCATTTTTCATTCAAGTTCGATTGTTGGGAAGAACTTGATTATGGAAAAGGACTTTTAACTTTTAAGAAAAGAGATGATATGAATGAATTTTCAGAAGTTTGTAATTAA
- a CDS encoding DUF4288 domain-containing protein codes for MSIYSVKVLLESTVIPNLYSSKTFEETIVLVEAANDDEIESKIHRHFVNDTYENADGGQTTWSLVRILDTFETIDEFEGNINFKEVYSRYLLFDEPITADEVIELYSLDK; via the coding sequence ATGAGTATCTATTCAGTCAAAGTATTATTAGAATCTACTGTAATACCAAACCTTTACTCATCTAAAACATTCGAAGAAACCATCGTATTAGTAGAAGCTGCAAATGACGATGAAATAGAATCGAAAATTCATCGTCATTTTGTTAATGATACTTACGAAAATGCAGACGGTGGACAAACTACATGGAGTCTGGTAAGAATCTTGGATACATTTGAAACTATTGATGAATTCGAAGGGAATATTAATTTCAAAGAAGTTTACAGCCGCTATTTATTATTTGATGAGCCAATTACTGCAGATGAAGTCATAGAATTGTATTCCCTTGACAAGTAA
- a CDS encoding SAM-dependent methyltransferase, producing MQFEELVAELTSRMISGTFISGTISQSRTKTDDLKRVKIKPVELKGQLHIQFEYQYERILKHENILPDALQTYMQQLLEQFKQVHAEFSDEKIHVQISKKFKVMWKSDKVLSGKVADLSHNRKKNYLLDENTPYPFLVRLGVQTPDGKVKKQKHDKFRQINRFVEFIDDSLAYLPKDRTVRILDFGSGKSYLTFALYHYLRIEKGLDIKVTGLDLKKEVIEECNVIAQDLGYDNLEFLVGDINDFNDETSVDMVVTLHACDVATDMALARAVKWGAKVILSVPCCQHELFSQLESPALDVMLQHGLIKERFAALATDSIRAELLSLVGYEAQLLEFIDMEHTPKNVLIRAYQTGKKSSAEDYARYHAFKNLLNADPFLERELGDLLDQ from the coding sequence ATGCAATTTGAAGAATTAGTGGCTGAGCTGACAAGCCGGATGATCAGCGGCACATTTATTAGCGGAACAATCAGCCAATCCCGCACAAAGACGGATGACTTAAAACGTGTGAAAATCAAACCAGTGGAATTGAAAGGCCAATTACACATCCAGTTTGAATATCAGTATGAGCGTATTTTAAAACATGAAAATATCCTCCCAGATGCCTTACAAACGTATATGCAACAACTGCTGGAACAGTTTAAACAAGTTCATGCTGAGTTTTCCGATGAAAAAATCCATGTGCAAATCTCCAAGAAATTCAAAGTAATGTGGAAATCGGATAAAGTGCTGTCCGGCAAAGTCGCCGATTTATCACATAATCGCAAGAAGAATTATTTACTCGATGAAAACACGCCTTATCCGTTTTTAGTACGTCTCGGTGTACAGACGCCTGATGGCAAAGTAAAAAAACAAAAACACGACAAATTTAGGCAAATTAATCGCTTTGTCGAATTTATCGATGACTCACTAGCCTATTTGCCAAAGGATCGTACTGTGCGCATTCTAGATTTTGGTTCAGGAAAATCGTATTTAACATTCGCGCTGTATCATTATTTGCGTATTGAAAAAGGATTGGATATTAAGGTAACGGGGCTTGATTTGAAAAAAGAAGTCATTGAGGAATGTAACGTCATTGCGCAGGATCTCGGTTATGATAACCTAGAGTTTCTTGTCGGGGATATTAACGACTTCAACGACGAAACGTCTGTCGATATGGTCGTCACGCTACATGCCTGTGATGTCGCCACTGATATGGCGCTAGCCCGCGCCGTGAAATGGGGAGCCAAAGTCATTTTAAGTGTCCCTTGTTGTCAGCATGAATTATTCTCACAACTTGAATCACCCGCGCTTGATGTCATGCTGCAACACGGACTCATCAAAGAACGCTTCGCTGCACTCGCAACCGACTCCATCCGCGCCGAGCTTCTATCACTCGTTGGTTACGAAGCACAGCTGCTGGAGTTCATCGACATGGAACATACGCCAAAAAACGTGTTAATACGGGCTTATCAGACAGGGAAGAAATCTTCTGCTGAGGACTATGCACGCTACCATGCGTTCAAAAACTTATTGAATGCTGATCCATTTTTGGAGAGAGAACTAGGGGATTTATTGGACCAATAA
- the nfsA gene encoding oxygen-insensitive NADPH nitroreductase, whose amino-acid sequence MVIELLTAHASVRKYKDIPLSTDSVHELIHAGQAAASSHFVQAYSVIHVTNSAKRNTLAGLTKNPQQILSAGAVLIFCVDYCRLEKAAALAGGNIDFSHAENLLVGVTDVALFAQNVAVAAESKGYGICYIGGVRNAPMEISELFGLPKGVAPMFAMTIGVPDEANEVKPRLPIEAIIHENDYNTKKYDELLPAYDETMNKYYASRDSNQKDAAWSDSMATFLRKPRRTHMKDFLQEQGFEFE is encoded by the coding sequence ATGGTCATCGAATTATTAACGGCACACGCTTCTGTACGAAAATATAAGGACATCCCCTTATCTACCGATTCTGTGCACGAACTCATACACGCTGGACAAGCTGCAGCAAGTTCACACTTTGTCCAAGCCTATTCTGTTATTCATGTAACTAATTCGGCTAAACGCAACACACTTGCAGGGCTCACAAAAAATCCACAACAAATTCTATCTGCCGGTGCTGTACTCATTTTCTGCGTAGATTATTGTCGGTTAGAAAAAGCAGCGGCATTAGCAGGAGGCAACATTGATTTTTCCCATGCGGAAAATCTACTCGTTGGCGTTACAGACGTAGCTTTGTTTGCCCAAAACGTGGCAGTAGCCGCTGAGTCTAAAGGGTACGGCATTTGCTATATCGGTGGTGTGCGGAATGCGCCGATGGAAATCAGTGAATTATTTGGCCTACCGAAAGGCGTTGCACCGATGTTTGCCATGACAATCGGCGTTCCAGATGAAGCAAACGAAGTGAAACCACGATTGCCAATCGAAGCGATTATTCACGAAAACGACTATAATACAAAGAAATATGACGAACTTCTCCCTGCTTACGACGAAACGATGAATAAGTATTATGCAAGCCGTGACTCCAACCAAAAAGATGCGGCTTGGTCTGATTCAATGGCTACCTTCTTACGTAAGCCACGACGTACACATATGAAAGACTTTCTTCAAGAGCAGGGATTTGAATTTGAGTAA